One region of Pseudomonas glycinae genomic DNA includes:
- a CDS encoding APC family permease: MSGQGKFKKQLSLIDLTFIGLGAIFGSGWLFAASHVSAIAGPAGIFSWLLGGFAVLLLGIVYCELGAALPRAGGVVRYPVYSHGPLLGYLMGFITLIAFSSLVAIEVVASRQYAAAWFPSLTKAGSGDPTLLGWLVQFGLLCVFFLLNYRSVKTFAKANNLVSVFKFIVPLLVIGVLFTFFKPENFQIQGFAPFGLSGVEMAVSAGGVIFAYLGLTPIISVASEVKNPQRTIPIALILSVLLSTAIYVLLQVAFLGGIPTELLANGWAGVSKEFALPYRDIALALGVGWLAYLVVADAVISPSGCGNIYMNATPRVIYGWAQTGTFFKVFTHIDAKSGIPRPALWLTFALSVFWTLPFPSWEALINVVSAALVLSYAVAPVTVAALRRNAPDMPRPFRVKCMGVLGPVSFIIAALIVYWSGWNTVSWLLGLQILMFVVYLLCGRFVPTTHLSLSRQVRSSAWLIAFYAVTIVLSKLGTFGGLGILTHPFDTLVVAACAMGIYYWGAATGVPAHLLRLESEEDESEVASPSPASNTNPRAAGAY; encoded by the coding sequence ATGTCAGGCCAAGGCAAGTTCAAAAAACAACTTTCATTGATCGACCTCACCTTTATCGGACTGGGGGCGATCTTCGGTTCCGGCTGGTTGTTCGCGGCCAGTCACGTGTCGGCGATTGCCGGGCCGGCCGGGATTTTTTCCTGGTTGCTGGGCGGGTTCGCCGTGTTGCTGCTGGGCATCGTCTACTGCGAACTGGGCGCGGCATTGCCCCGCGCTGGCGGTGTGGTGCGTTACCCGGTTTACAGCCACGGGCCGCTGCTCGGTTACCTGATGGGATTCATTACACTGATCGCGTTTTCCAGTCTGGTGGCGATCGAGGTGGTTGCCTCTCGCCAATACGCGGCCGCCTGGTTTCCGAGCCTGACCAAGGCTGGCAGCGGTGATCCGACCTTGCTCGGCTGGCTGGTGCAGTTCGGTCTGCTCTGCGTGTTCTTCCTGCTCAACTACCGCAGCGTGAAGACCTTCGCCAAGGCCAACAACCTGGTCAGCGTGTTCAAGTTCATCGTGCCGCTGCTGGTGATCGGCGTGCTGTTCACCTTCTTCAAACCGGAAAACTTTCAGATCCAAGGCTTCGCCCCCTTCGGGCTTTCGGGCGTCGAGATGGCGGTCTCCGCCGGCGGCGTGATCTTCGCCTACCTCGGCCTGACCCCGATCATTTCGGTGGCCAGCGAAGTGAAGAACCCGCAACGCACCATTCCGATTGCGCTGATCCTGTCGGTGCTGCTTTCCACCGCCATCTACGTATTGCTGCAAGTCGCCTTCCTCGGCGGCATCCCGACCGAACTGCTCGCCAATGGCTGGGCCGGTGTTTCCAAGGAATTCGCCCTGCCGTACCGCGACATCGCCCTGGCGCTGGGCGTGGGCTGGCTGGCGTATCTGGTGGTCGCCGACGCGGTGATCTCCCCCAGCGGCTGCGGCAACATTTACATGAACGCCACGCCCCGGGTGATCTACGGCTGGGCGCAGACCGGCACGTTCTTCAAGGTCTTCACCCACATCGACGCGAAGTCCGGCATCCCGCGTCCGGCGTTGTGGCTGACCTTCGCCCTATCGGTGTTCTGGACCCTGCCGTTCCCATCGTGGGAAGCGCTGATCAACGTGGTATCCGCCGCGCTGGTGCTGAGCTATGCCGTCGCCCCGGTGACCGTCGCCGCGCTGCGTCGCAATGCGCCCGACATGCCGCGCCCGTTCCGGGTCAAGTGCATGGGCGTGCTGGGGCCGGTGTCGTTCATCATCGCAGCGCTGATCGTTTACTGGTCGGGCTGGAACACCGTGTCCTGGCTGCTCGGCCTGCAAATCCTGATGTTCGTCGTCTATCTGCTCTGCGGCCGCTTCGTGCCGACCACCCACCTCAGTCTGTCCCGGCAAGTGCGCTCGTCCGCGTGGCTGATCGCCTTCTACGCGGTGACCATCGTCCTGTCGAAACTCGGCACCTTTGGCGGCCTGGGCATCCTCACCCATCCGTTCGACACCTTGGTCGTCGCAGCCTGTGCGATGGGTATTTATTACTGGGGCGCGGCCACCGGCGTACCGGCACACCTGCTGCGTCTGGAATCGGAAGAGGATGAAAGCGAAGTCGCGTCTCCATCTCCTGCCTCCAACACCAATCCTCGCGCTGCCGGCGCTTACTGA
- a CDS encoding AraC family transcriptional regulator: protein MQNAFAILCQGDEHNRPHTLEALLAGVAPLLPMLDVIPNAAIFIKDVQARYVLANHTLVQRCGLKDLKPLLGKTSAQVFPAQLGPGYTEQDRRVLEEGLVLEDQLELHLYGSREPGWCLTHKRPLYNRDGEIIGLAGISVDLQSASETHPAFQRLAAVDEHIRAHFNRRVTLGELTRIAGISVAQLERYCKRVFHLTPRQMIQKVRLEHAHRLLHTELPITEVALQCGYTDHSAFTRQFKASTGFTPRQYRQATEQ, encoded by the coding sequence ATGCAGAACGCATTTGCGATCCTGTGCCAGGGCGATGAGCACAATCGCCCCCACACCCTCGAGGCGCTGTTGGCGGGGGTGGCGCCGCTGTTGCCGATGCTCGACGTGATTCCGAACGCGGCAATTTTCATCAAGGATGTGCAGGCGCGGTACGTCCTGGCCAATCACACGCTGGTGCAGCGCTGCGGTTTGAAAGACCTGAAACCGCTGCTCGGCAAAACCAGTGCGCAGGTGTTTCCGGCGCAACTGGGACCGGGTTATACCGAGCAGGACCGGCGGGTGCTGGAAGAGGGACTGGTGCTGGAGGATCAGCTGGAGTTGCATCTATACGGCAGTCGCGAACCGGGCTGGTGCCTGACGCACAAGCGTCCGCTGTACAACCGCGACGGCGAGATCATCGGCCTCGCGGGGATTTCGGTGGACCTGCAATCGGCCAGCGAAACCCACCCGGCGTTTCAGCGCCTGGCGGCGGTCGACGAACACATCCGCGCGCATTTCAATCGTCGGGTGACCCTGGGCGAATTGACCCGGATCGCCGGTATCTCGGTGGCGCAACTGGAACGTTACTGCAAACGGGTGTTCCACCTGACGCCGAGGCAGATGATTCAGAAAGTGCGACTGGAACATGCCCATCGCCTGTTGCATACCGAACTGCCGATCACCGAGGTGGCACTGCAATGCGGCTACACCGATCACAGTGCTTTCACCCGCCAGTTCAAGGCGTCGACCGGTTTTACCCCGCGTCAGTATCGGCAGGCGACAGAGCAATGA
- a CDS encoding TonB-dependent receptor family protein: MPSLKTLPAALLGLALACPVEAEPQGMELGQVLIGAEDQSGEDASVEEAKARLAEVPGGSNVVDMRQPLQGRVAGNQDVLAYQPGVYAQSAGNEGTKISIRGSGINRAPGAHASGLYTMLDGLPLTGPGGTPYELLEPLWLDHVEVLRGANGFDRGALALGGAVDYVSHTGYNAPLLNVRYVMGSHGYAQRQVSSGQVLGDFDYYLSMTDAHSDGYQDHTASKSQGVIANFGYRFNPNLETRFYIRHRETDNDLAGRVTKHSIEHDPRAANPAYVTRNDSRDQPGSTFIGNKTTYYIDDDSSIQTGLVYHDYPMDLREGPNRLKVAYTDVSGTFDYKRRDTLWGMESNSTVGLRVTKHLPNDGASELVRIPGGNTAGYAPGTHMRNFTYQGSDSVLHVGNDLEIADDLWLTTGLAAIYTRRESAVTYPEGGGKTSLGDWDYAPRLGLRYQVTPDLQLFGNLSRSVEAPHPWSLIYSSNVRFPAGSGAATGTQRDPVKLQNQTATTLELGGRGDSALGEWSLAWYYAQVRHELLSVLPDANATTPYELNASPTVHQGIEASLLSNLWSANDGGKLSLRQAYTFSDFHYRDDDRFGDNRLPGLPMHYYQGELRYDFPQGFFAAINTQLVSKTAVDYANSYYADPYATFGATLGYNAPKGDWQTWLDMRNLTDKHYAATVTPGYDDKGLDAARSTPGEGMAMYVGVSWSLL, translated from the coding sequence ATGCCTTCGCTCAAAACCCTGCCCGCCGCCTTGCTGGGGCTGGCCCTTGCTTGTCCCGTCGAAGCCGAGCCTCAGGGCATGGAACTGGGGCAAGTGCTGATCGGGGCCGAGGATCAGAGCGGTGAAGATGCGTCGGTGGAAGAGGCGAAGGCGCGTCTGGCCGAGGTGCCGGGTGGCAGCAACGTGGTGGATATGCGCCAGCCATTGCAGGGCCGGGTCGCGGGCAATCAGGACGTATTGGCGTATCAGCCGGGTGTCTATGCCCAGTCGGCGGGCAACGAAGGGACGAAGATTTCGATCCGTGGCTCGGGCATCAACCGTGCCCCCGGCGCCCACGCATCAGGGCTGTACACGATGCTCGACGGCCTGCCGCTGACCGGCCCCGGCGGCACGCCTTACGAATTACTGGAGCCGTTGTGGCTCGACCATGTAGAAGTCCTGCGCGGTGCCAACGGATTTGATCGCGGTGCGCTGGCCCTCGGCGGCGCCGTCGATTACGTCAGCCACACCGGCTATAACGCGCCACTGCTGAATGTGCGCTATGTCATGGGCAGCCACGGTTATGCCCAGCGACAAGTCAGCTCGGGTCAGGTGCTGGGCGATTTCGATTACTACCTGTCGATGACCGATGCGCATTCCGACGGTTATCAGGATCACACCGCCAGCAAGAGTCAGGGCGTGATCGCCAACTTCGGTTATCGCTTCAATCCGAATCTGGAAACCCGCTTCTACATTCGTCACCGCGAGACCGACAACGACCTTGCCGGCCGGGTGACCAAACATTCCATCGAACACGATCCGCGCGCGGCCAACCCGGCCTACGTGACGCGCAACGACAGCCGCGACCAGCCTGGCAGCACCTTCATCGGTAACAAGACCACGTACTACATCGATGACGATTCGAGCATCCAGACCGGTCTGGTTTATCACGATTACCCGATGGACCTGCGCGAAGGTCCCAATCGCCTGAAGGTGGCGTACACCGATGTCAGCGGCACGTTCGACTACAAGCGCCGCGACACTCTCTGGGGGATGGAGAGCAACAGCACCGTGGGCCTGCGAGTGACCAAACACCTGCCCAACGACGGGGCCAGCGAATTGGTGCGTATTCCCGGCGGCAACACCGCTGGTTATGCTCCGGGCACGCATATGCGCAACTTCACTTATCAGGGTTCGGATTCTGTCCTGCACGTGGGCAACGACCTGGAAATCGCCGACGACCTGTGGCTGACCACCGGCCTCGCCGCGATCTACACCCGTCGCGAAAGCGCCGTGACCTACCCGGAAGGTGGCGGCAAGACCAGCCTCGGTGACTGGGACTATGCGCCACGTCTGGGTCTGCGCTATCAGGTGACGCCGGACCTGCAACTGTTCGGCAACCTGAGCCGTTCGGTCGAAGCGCCGCATCCGTGGTCGCTGATCTACAGCTCCAACGTACGGTTCCCGGCCGGCAGCGGCGCCGCCACCGGCACCCAGCGCGACCCGGTCAAGCTGCAGAACCAGACCGCGACCACCCTGGAACTCGGCGGCCGTGGCGACAGCGCGTTGGGCGAGTGGAGCCTGGCCTGGTACTACGCTCAAGTGCGCCACGAATTGCTCTCGGTATTGCCGGACGCCAACGCCACAACGCCTTACGAACTCAATGCCAGCCCGACCGTGCACCAAGGTATTGAAGCCAGCCTGCTCAGCAACCTGTGGTCAGCAAACGATGGCGGCAAGTTGAGCCTGCGCCAGGCCTATACCTTCAGCGACTTCCACTATCGCGACGACGACCGCTTCGGCGACAACCGCTTGCCGGGCCTGCCGATGCATTACTACCAGGGCGAACTGCGCTACGACTTCCCGCAGGGGTTCTTTGCCGCCATCAACACGCAACTGGTCTCGAAAACCGCAGTGGATTACGCCAACAGCTATTACGCCGATCCTTACGCCACCTTCGGCGCGACCCTCGGTTACAACGCACCGAAAGGCGACTGGCAGACCTGGCTGGACATGCGCAACCTGACCGACAAACACTACGCCGCTACAGTTACGCCGGGCTATGACGATAAAGGTCTGGACGCCGCACGCTCCACGCCGGGTGAGGGCATGGCGATGTATGTCGGGGTGTCGTGGAGTCTGCTTTGA
- a CDS encoding dihydrodipicolinate synthase family protein has product MCDNIFTGCMPALMTPCTAARKPDFDALVAKGRELIDIGMSAVVYCGSMGDWPLLTEAERQEGVARLVAAGIPTIVGTGAVNTREAVSHAAHAAKVGAQGLMVIPRVLSRGASAAAQKAHFAAILQAAPNLPAVIYNSPYYGFATRADLFFELRREYPNLIGFKEFGGGADLRYAAENITSKDDDVTLMVGVDTQVVHGFVNCNATGAITGIGNALPREVLQLVALSKQAAKGDAKARRQARELESALAVLSSFDEGTDLVLYYKHLMVLNGDKEYTLHFNETDALSDSQRRYAEAQYTLFRHWYENWSAQQNFA; this is encoded by the coding sequence ATGTGCGACAACATCTTCACCGGCTGCATGCCCGCCCTGATGACCCCGTGCACCGCCGCGCGCAAACCGGACTTCGATGCGCTGGTGGCCAAGGGGCGCGAGCTGATCGACATTGGCATGAGCGCCGTCGTGTACTGCGGCTCCATGGGCGACTGGCCGCTGCTCACCGAAGCCGAGCGTCAGGAAGGCGTGGCGCGGCTGGTGGCCGCCGGGATACCGACCATCGTCGGCACTGGCGCGGTCAACACCCGTGAAGCGGTGTCCCACGCGGCCCATGCGGCGAAGGTCGGCGCGCAGGGTTTGATGGTGATTCCTCGGGTGCTGTCCCGTGGTGCTTCGGCGGCGGCGCAAAAAGCCCACTTCGCGGCTATTCTGCAAGCCGCGCCGAACCTGCCGGCGGTGATCTACAACAGCCCTTACTACGGCTTCGCCACCCGCGCCGACCTGTTCTTCGAACTGCGCCGTGAATACCCGAACCTGATCGGTTTCAAGGAATTCGGCGGTGGCGCCGACCTGCGCTACGCCGCTGAAAACATCACCTCCAAGGATGATGACGTGACCTTGATGGTCGGTGTCGACACCCAGGTCGTGCACGGTTTCGTCAACTGTAACGCCACCGGCGCCATCACCGGCATCGGCAACGCCCTGCCCCGCGAAGTGCTGCAACTGGTGGCCCTGAGCAAGCAGGCTGCCAAGGGTGACGCCAAGGCGCGGCGTCAGGCCCGTGAGCTGGAATCGGCGCTGGCGGTGCTGTCGTCCTTCGACGAAGGCACGGATCTGGTGCTGTATTACAAACACCTGATGGTGCTCAACGGCGACAAGGAATACACCCTGCATTTCAACGAAACCGATGCCCTTAGCGACTCACAGCGTCGTTACGCAGAAGCCCAGTACACGTTGTTCCGTCACTGGTACGAAAACTGGTCGGCGCAGCAGAACTTCGCCTGA
- a CDS encoding aldehyde dehydrogenase (NADP(+)): protein MTLTGQLLIGQQTLTGDRDVIHGINPATNLPLEPGYAGGSAEHVEQACALAWAALDRYRETSLEARAEFIETIAGEIEALGDELIDRALAETGLPRPRLLGERGRTCQQLRLFARTVRAGEWLDVRVDSAQPQRQPMPRSDLRQRQIPLGPVAVFGASNFPLAFSVAGGDTASALAAGCPVIVKAHGAHPGTSELVGRAVARAVKACGLPDGVFSLLYGSGREVGIALVSDPRIKAVGFTGSRSGGLALIKAAQARPEPIPVYAEMSSINPVLLFPAALQNRAEALAQGFVASLTLGAGQFCTNPGLVIARKGPALDAFIGAASELIQRSPAQTMLTPGIFNAYESSVNALAENTRTRIAAVGQRATDPNQGQAHVFVTDAADFLADHTLQAEAFGAASVIVQCASDAEIRQVLEQLEGQLTATLHLDDEDLQQARALLPTLERKAGRLLVNGWPTGVEVCDAMVHGGPFPATSDSRTTSVGTAAILRFLRPVCYQDFPDSLLPTALKHANPLSLRRLLDGQRETAKNAE, encoded by the coding sequence ATGACTCTGACGGGCCAACTGCTGATCGGTCAGCAAACCCTCACCGGCGACCGCGACGTCATCCACGGGATCAATCCCGCCACCAACTTGCCTTTGGAGCCGGGCTACGCCGGCGGCTCTGCCGAGCATGTCGAGCAGGCCTGCGCACTGGCCTGGGCGGCGCTCGACCGTTATCGCGAGACATCGCTCGAGGCACGGGCCGAATTCATTGAAACCATCGCGGGCGAAATCGAAGCGCTGGGCGACGAACTGATCGACCGCGCCCTGGCCGAAACCGGCCTGCCGCGCCCGCGCCTGCTGGGCGAGCGGGGCCGCACCTGCCAGCAACTGCGCTTGTTTGCCCGCACCGTGCGAGCCGGTGAATGGCTGGATGTGCGAGTCGACAGCGCGCAACCGCAACGCCAGCCGATGCCGCGTTCGGATCTGCGGCAGCGCCAGATCCCACTGGGCCCGGTGGCCGTGTTTGGTGCGAGCAACTTTCCACTGGCGTTCTCGGTGGCCGGTGGCGATACCGCTTCGGCACTGGCCGCCGGTTGCCCGGTGATCGTCAAGGCCCACGGCGCCCATCCCGGCACCAGCGAGTTGGTCGGACGTGCAGTGGCGCGGGCGGTGAAGGCCTGTGGTTTGCCGGATGGTGTGTTCTCGTTGTTGTACGGCTCCGGTCGTGAAGTGGGGATTGCGCTGGTCAGCGATCCACGGATCAAGGCAGTCGGCTTCACCGGTTCGCGCAGTGGCGGGCTCGCGCTGATCAAAGCGGCACAAGCCCGGCCCGAGCCGATTCCGGTGTACGCGGAAATGAGTTCGATCAATCCGGTGTTGCTGTTTCCGGCAGCCCTGCAAAATCGCGCCGAGGCATTGGCCCAGGGTTTTGTGGCTTCGCTGACATTGGGCGCCGGTCAGTTCTGCACCAATCCCGGTCTGGTCATCGCCCGCAAGGGGCCGGCGTTGGACGCCTTTATTGGCGCCGCCAGCGAACTGATCCAGCGCAGCCCCGCGCAGACCATGCTGACGCCGGGGATCTTCAACGCCTACGAATCCAGCGTGAATGCTCTCGCGGAAAATACCCGGACGCGCATTGCCGCCGTCGGCCAGCGCGCGACGGATCCGAATCAGGGCCAGGCCCATGTGTTCGTCACCGACGCCGCTGACTTTCTCGCCGACCACACCTTGCAGGCCGAAGCCTTCGGCGCCGCGTCCGTGATCGTGCAATGCGCCAGCGACGCTGAGATCCGTCAGGTGCTCGAACAGCTGGAAGGCCAACTGACCGCCACGTTGCACCTGGATGACGAGGATCTGCAACAGGCCCGCGCATTGCTGCCAACCCTGGAGCGCAAGGCCGGACGCCTGCTGGTCAACGGTTGGCCGACCGGCGTTGAAGTCTGCGATGCGATGGTGCATGGCGGGCCGTTCCCCGCGACCTCCGATTCGCGCACCACCTCAGTGGGCACGGCGGCAATTCTGCGTTTCCTGCGCCCGGTCTGCTATCAGGATTTTCCCGACAGCCTGCTGCCCACCGCGCTTAAACACGCCAATCCACTGTCGCTGCGTCGATTGCTCGATGGCCAAAGGGAAACCGCGAAAAATGCCGAATAA
- a CDS encoding XylR family transcriptional regulator: MKTVPPVHRIALLFNGSKIYDRGIISGIGNYLSSTRASWDLFLEEDFLCRLKGIERWQGDGIIADFDDPLIGEALADIKLPVVAVGGSYQDERAYPKGIPYVATDNSALITMAYEHLIEAGLQRFACFSLPEAQANRWAQEREKAFLRLMQRDGLHGEVYRGMGTSAPLWDSAVEQLIAWLQSLPKPIGIIAVSDARARQLLQACLTAGIAVPEQVALIGIDNDPLTRSLTRVPLSSVIQGTETMGRTAAQLLHQMLHGKPSTGAHVLIPPEAINVQVSSLHQPLGNPYVMQALLFIRQYACQGIKTAQVAAYVGVSRSSLESHFRTVRGCSVHDEILRFKLAAATRGLEKTDTPIADVARSCGFKSAQYLHTVFRREFGCTPREYQQGAR, translated from the coding sequence ATGAAAACCGTACCGCCTGTTCACCGCATCGCCCTGTTGTTCAACGGGAGCAAGATCTATGACCGCGGCATCATCAGCGGCATCGGCAACTACCTGAGCAGCACGCGCGCGTCCTGGGACCTGTTTCTGGAAGAGGATTTTCTCTGCCGCTTGAAAGGTATCGAGCGTTGGCAAGGTGACGGGATCATCGCCGACTTCGACGATCCGCTGATTGGCGAGGCGCTGGCCGATATCAAGTTGCCCGTGGTAGCGGTGGGTGGTTCTTATCAAGATGAGCGGGCCTATCCCAAAGGCATCCCGTACGTCGCGACCGACAATAGCGCGCTGATCACCATGGCTTACGAGCACTTGATCGAGGCCGGGTTGCAACGGTTTGCCTGTTTCAGCCTGCCTGAGGCGCAGGCCAATCGTTGGGCTCAGGAGCGCGAAAAGGCCTTTCTACGATTGATGCAACGGGACGGCTTGCACGGCGAGGTCTATCGCGGCATGGGCACCAGCGCGCCGCTGTGGGACAGCGCCGTCGAACAGTTGATCGCCTGGCTGCAAAGCCTGCCCAAACCCATTGGCATCATCGCGGTCAGTGACGCCCGCGCCCGGCAGTTGCTGCAAGCCTGCCTGACCGCCGGAATCGCCGTTCCGGAACAGGTGGCGTTGATCGGCATCGACAACGACCCGCTGACTCGCAGCCTGACCCGGGTCCCGCTAAGTTCGGTGATCCAGGGCACTGAAACCATGGGCCGCACCGCCGCGCAACTGCTGCACCAGATGCTGCACGGCAAACCGTCAACGGGCGCGCATGTCCTGATCCCGCCCGAAGCGATCAACGTCCAGGTGTCGAGCTTGCATCAACCTTTGGGCAACCCCTATGTGATGCAGGCGCTGCTGTTCATCCGCCAATATGCCTGCCAGGGCATCAAGACCGCGCAAGTGGCGGCCTATGTCGGCGTGTCGCGCTCATCGCTGGAGTCGCACTTTCGCACGGTGCGTGGTTGCAGCGTGCATGACGAGATTCTGCGTTTCAAACTGGCGGCGGCCACTCGTGGGCTGGAAAAAACCGACACGCCGATTGCGGACGTTGCCCGCAGTTGCGGTTTCAAATCCGCGCAGTACCTGCACACGGTGTTCCGTCGAGAGTTCGGGTGTACGCCCCGTGAATATCAGCAGGGCGCCCGATAG
- a CDS encoding 4-hydroxyproline epimerase produces the protein MKRVHVIDSHTGGEPTRLVMKGFPDLPGRTMAEKRDALRDQHDQWRRACLLEPRGNDVLVGALYCEPVSPDATCGVIFFNNAGYLGMCGHGTIGLVASLQHLGLIAPGVHKIDTPVGPVSATLHEDGAVTLGNVPAYRSRKQVAVEVPGYGRFLGDVAYGGNWFFLVSEHGQTLTLDNVETLTDLTWKMLKALEDQGIHGEDGALIDHIELFADDAEADSRNFVMCPGKAYDRSPCGTGTSAKLACLAADEKLAPGERWVQASITGSQFEGRFEWEGERIRPYITGRAHMTADSTLLIDDTDPFAWGI, from the coding sequence ATGAAACGAGTACACGTCATTGATTCCCACACCGGCGGCGAACCCACGCGTCTGGTGATGAAAGGCTTTCCCGACCTGCCCGGCCGCACCATGGCCGAGAAACGCGACGCCCTGCGCGACCAGCATGACCAGTGGCGCCGCGCCTGCCTGCTGGAACCGCGCGGCAACGATGTGCTGGTGGGTGCGCTGTATTGCGAACCGGTGTCGCCGGACGCCACCTGCGGCGTGATCTTCTTCAACAACGCCGGTTACCTCGGCATGTGCGGCCACGGCACCATCGGCCTCGTCGCATCGCTGCAACATCTGGGGCTGATCGCACCGGGCGTGCACAAGATCGACACGCCGGTCGGCCCGGTCAGCGCAACGCTGCATGAAGACGGCGCCGTGACCTTGGGCAACGTGCCCGCCTATCGCTCACGCAAACAGGTGGCGGTGGAAGTGCCGGGATACGGCCGCTTTCTCGGTGACGTCGCCTATGGCGGCAACTGGTTTTTCCTGGTCTCCGAACACGGCCAGACGCTGACGCTGGACAACGTCGAAACCCTGACCGACCTCACCTGGAAAATGCTCAAGGCCCTCGAAGACCAAGGCATCCATGGCGAGGACGGCGCGCTCATCGACCACATCGAACTGTTCGCCGACGACGCCGAGGCCGACAGCCGCAACTTCGTCATGTGCCCCGGCAAAGCCTACGACCGCTCCCCTTGCGGCACCGGCACCAGCGCCAAACTGGCGTGCCTGGCCGCCGACGAAAAACTCGCGCCCGGCGAGCGCTGGGTGCAGGCGAGCATCACCGGCAGCCAATTTGAAGGCCGCTTTGAATGGGAAGGCGAGCGCATCCGCCCCTACATCACCGGCCGCGCCCATATGACCGCCGACAGCACGTTGCTGATCGACGACACCGATCCGTTCGCGTGGGGCATCTGA
- a CDS encoding NAD(P)/FAD-dependent oxidoreductase translates to MPNNPHDIAVVGAGIIGVASALRLARQGLRVVVIDPQEPGHGASFGNAGHLATEQVFPIADRSILKRLPAMLMDPMGPLRLDWKYLPRALPWFARLLLNLRSAPFQRTVAGLRALNESSLDAWHHLLKDIERPELLKMEGSLLVFERPDSRPALEALQRRMQQQQVPVDWWKAGAVRETAPQLSEQIQGGLFFPNTGHFIDPYRVVRELVEAAKASGVQFVKQAVQGGQLHEHGVSLMTGTGTLSARQVLIACGAHSAKLTAALTGIKVPLDTERGYHLMLPHEHNRLPFPVTSLERKFIMTPMSDGLRLAGTVEFAGLDAPPTMARAWQLHRLSQGLFREDLSVEAATPWMGFRPSLPDSLPVIDRVCDGKVLLAFGHQHLGLTQAAVTAEMVGGMVLPSAQDTARILPGREPYRLDRF, encoded by the coding sequence ATGCCGAATAACCCGCACGACATCGCCGTGGTCGGCGCCGGTATCATCGGCGTCGCGAGCGCCTTGCGCCTGGCCCGTCAGGGCTTGCGGGTGGTGGTGATCGACCCGCAGGAACCGGGCCACGGCGCCTCGTTCGGCAACGCCGGGCACCTGGCGACCGAGCAGGTGTTTCCGATTGCCGACCGCTCGATCCTCAAACGCCTGCCGGCCATGCTCATGGACCCGATGGGGCCGCTGCGCCTGGACTGGAAATACCTGCCCCGGGCCCTGCCCTGGTTTGCGCGGCTGTTGCTGAACCTGCGCTCGGCGCCGTTCCAGCGCACCGTTGCCGGGTTGCGCGCGCTGAATGAAAGCTCGCTCGACGCCTGGCACCACTTGCTCAAGGACATCGAGCGCCCCGAGCTGTTGAAGATGGAAGGTTCGCTGCTGGTGTTCGAACGACCCGACTCACGCCCGGCACTCGAAGCACTGCAGCGACGCATGCAACAGCAGCAGGTGCCGGTCGATTGGTGGAAGGCCGGTGCGGTACGCGAGACCGCGCCGCAACTCAGCGAACAGATTCAGGGCGGACTGTTTTTCCCGAACACCGGGCACTTCATCGATCCCTACCGCGTCGTGCGTGAGTTGGTGGAAGCGGCGAAAGCCAGTGGCGTACAGTTTGTGAAACAGGCCGTTCAGGGCGGGCAACTGCACGAACATGGCGTCAGCCTGATGACCGGAACCGGCACCCTGTCCGCTCGCCAGGTGTTGATCGCCTGTGGCGCCCACTCGGCAAAACTCACCGCCGCACTGACCGGTATAAAAGTCCCGCTGGACACCGAGCGCGGCTATCACCTGATGCTGCCCCACGAACACAACCGGCTGCCTTTCCCCGTCACCTCGCTGGAACGCAAATTCATCATGACCCCGATGTCCGACGGGCTGCGCCTGGCCGGCACCGTCGAATTCGCCGGCCTCGACGCCCCTCCGACCATGGCCCGCGCCTGGCAGTTGCATCGATTGAGCCAAGGGTTGTTTCGTGAGGACTTGAGTGTCGAGGCAGCCACACCGTGGATGGGCTTTCGACCGTCGCTGCCGGATTCGTTGCCGGTGATTGATCGGGTGTGTGACGGGAAAGTGCTGCTTGCGTTCGGGCATCAGCATCTGGGACTGACGCAGGCGGCGGTGACGGCGGAGATGGTTGGGGGGATGGTGTTGCCATCGGCGCAGGACACGGCTCGTATTCTGCCGGGGCGCGAGCCCTATCGGCTGGATCGCTTTTGA